Proteins encoded in a region of the Elizabethkingia bruuniana genome:
- a CDS encoding helix-turn-helix domain-containing protein — MQSKKIHQGRNVKRFREMLGIKQDALAFDLGEDWNQKKISLLEQKEIIEDPLLKKISEALKIPVEAFQNFDEEQAVNIIANTFDNGAMLNGINYNPTFHPMDKVLQLHEEKIALYERMLKEKDEMMAKLEQLIKK; from the coding sequence ATGCAAAGCAAAAAAATACATCAGGGCAGGAATGTCAAGCGTTTTCGTGAAATGTTAGGCATAAAGCAGGATGCTTTAGCTTTTGATCTTGGTGAAGACTGGAATCAAAAGAAGATTTCGCTTTTGGAGCAGAAAGAAATTATTGAAGATCCTTTGCTAAAAAAAATTTCCGAAGCATTAAAAATTCCGGTGGAAGCGTTTCAGAATTTTGATGAAGAACAGGCTGTGAATATAATTGCCAATACTTTTGATAATGGTGCAATGTTGAATGGAATCAATTACAACCCTACTTTTCACCCGATGGATAAAGTTTTACAACTTCACGAAGAAAAAATTGCTTTGTACGAAAGAATGCTAAAAGAAAAAGACGAAATGATGGCCAAGCTGGAACAGCTTATTAAGAAATAA
- the groL gene encoding chaperonin GroEL (60 kDa chaperone family; promotes refolding of misfolded polypeptides especially under stressful conditions; forms two stacked rings of heptamers to form a barrel-shaped 14mer; ends can be capped by GroES; misfolded proteins enter the barrel where they are refolded when GroES binds), translating into MAKEIKFDIESRDALKRGVDALANAVKVTLGPKGRNVVIEKSFGAPHVTKDGVSVAKEIELEDKVENMGAQMVKEVASKTNDIAGDGTTTATVLAQAIVREGLKNVAAGANPMDLKRGIDKAVVAVVKNLQSQSQSVGDSSEKIEQVASISANNDDTIGTLIAEAFGKVGKEGVITVEEAKGTDTTVDVVEGMQFDRGYQSPYFVTNPEKMVAELDNPYILLVEKKISSMKELLPVLEPVAQGGKSLLIISEEVEGEALATLVVNKLRGSLKIAAVKAPGFGDRRKAMLEDIAILTGGQVISEEQGFTMENITLDMLGTAEKVSIDKDNTTIVNGGGEEAKIKGRVAQIKAQMETTTSDYDREKLQERLAKLAGGVAVLYVGAASEVEMKEKKDRVDDALHATRAAVEEGIVAGGGVALVRAISSLDNLTGANADETTGIKIVKRAIEEPLRQIVANAGGEGSVIVAKVAEGTGDFGYNAKTDEYVNMLEAGIIDPTKVTRVALENAASVSGMLLTTECVITEVKKDEPAMPMGGGMPGMM; encoded by the coding sequence ATGGCAAAAGAAATTAAATTCGATATTGAATCAAGAGACGCTCTAAAAAGAGGTGTTGATGCATTAGCAAATGCAGTAAAAGTAACATTAGGTCCTAAAGGTAGAAACGTAGTAATCGAAAAATCTTTCGGTGCACCACACGTTACAAAGGATGGGGTTTCTGTAGCTAAAGAAATCGAACTTGAAGACAAAGTAGAAAACATGGGAGCGCAAATGGTAAAAGAAGTTGCTTCCAAAACTAATGATATCGCAGGTGACGGTACTACTACCGCAACTGTATTGGCACAGGCTATCGTAAGAGAAGGTCTTAAGAACGTAGCTGCTGGTGCAAACCCAATGGACTTGAAGAGAGGTATTGACAAAGCTGTTGTAGCTGTAGTTAAAAACCTACAATCTCAGTCTCAGTCTGTAGGAGATTCTTCAGAAAAAATCGAGCAGGTTGCTTCTATCTCTGCAAACAATGATGATACTATCGGTACTCTAATTGCTGAAGCTTTCGGTAAAGTAGGTAAAGAAGGTGTAATCACTGTAGAAGAAGCTAAAGGTACTGATACAACTGTAGATGTTGTAGAAGGTATGCAGTTCGACAGAGGATATCAGTCTCCTTACTTCGTAACCAACCCAGAGAAAATGGTTGCGGAACTAGACAATCCTTATATCCTTTTAGTTGAGAAAAAAATCTCTTCTATGAAAGAATTATTACCAGTTCTTGAGCCTGTTGCACAAGGTGGTAAGTCTCTATTAATTATCTCCGAAGAAGTAGAAGGTGAAGCTTTAGCGACGTTGGTAGTAAACAAACTAAGAGGTTCTCTTAAGATTGCTGCTGTTAAGGCTCCAGGATTCGGTGACAGAAGAAAAGCTATGTTGGAAGATATTGCTATCCTTACAGGTGGACAGGTGATCTCTGAAGAGCAAGGCTTCACTATGGAAAACATTACTTTAGATATGTTAGGAACTGCTGAGAAAGTTTCTATCGACAAAGACAACACAACTATCGTAAACGGTGGTGGTGAAGAAGCTAAAATCAAAGGAAGAGTAGCACAGATCAAAGCTCAGATGGAAACTACAACTTCTGACTACGACAGAGAAAAACTTCAGGAAAGACTGGCTAAGTTAGCTGGTGGTGTTGCTGTACTTTATGTAGGTGCTGCTTCTGAAGTTGAAATGAAGGAGAAAAAAGACAGAGTAGACGATGCACTTCACGCAACCAGAGCTGCTGTAGAAGAAGGTATTGTTGCTGGTGGTGGTGTCGCTTTAGTTAGAGCGATCTCTTCTCTAGACAACCTTACTGGTGCTAATGCTGACGAAACTACAGGTATCAAAATCGTAAAAAGAGCCATCGAGGAGCCATTGAGACAAATCGTTGCTAACGCAGGTGGTGAAGGTTCTGTAATCGTTGCTAAAGTAGCAGAAGGTACAGGTGACTTCGGATACAATGCTAAAACTGACGAGTATGTAAACATGTTGGAAGCAGGTATCATCGACCCTACTAAAGTAACAAGAGTTGCTCTTGAAAATGCAGCTTCTGTATCAGGTATGCTTCTTACAACTGAGTGTGTAATCACTGAAGTGAAGAAAGACGAACCAGCTATGCCAATGGGTGGTGGTATGCCGGGAATGATGTAA
- a CDS encoding phosphotransferase, with product MTEKFPAINSTLSPNELGKLIQQKYGLSDKTECSIFRIAMNHLYIVYDGENKYVFRVYTHNWRTKLEIEEELRLLLHLKETDGQVAFPLADKSNQYIQEIEAPEGTRFGILFSYAKGTKTARFSPQTSFLIGQALAKVHQSTENFELTRISYNTQNLLDNPILRIKKFFNKNNSEVIFLEKLSAFLALKIQDIDTPKMRYGSVHLDVWFDNLHIDNEKEITFFDFDFCGNGYLCFDISYFLFQLLTTNLNEAEYQEKAESFLKGYETVTVIGSEEKKFLPYACLAIMVYYISVQCDRFEYWTNIFVNEDHLKRMVGNLKRWISYNKIEIE from the coding sequence ATGACAGAGAAATTTCCGGCAATAAATAGCACACTTTCACCAAATGAACTTGGTAAGCTTATTCAACAGAAATATGGACTAAGCGACAAAACGGAATGCAGCATATTCAGAATTGCCATGAACCATTTGTATATTGTTTACGATGGCGAAAACAAATATGTTTTTAGAGTTTACACACACAATTGGCGGACAAAATTAGAAATCGAAGAAGAATTAAGACTTTTACTTCACCTAAAAGAAACTGACGGACAAGTTGCTTTTCCGCTTGCCGACAAATCCAACCAATACATTCAGGAAATTGAAGCACCGGAAGGAACAAGATTTGGTATTTTATTTTCGTATGCCAAAGGCACAAAGACAGCAAGATTTTCACCACAGACAAGTTTTCTTATTGGACAAGCCTTAGCAAAAGTTCATCAATCTACAGAGAATTTTGAACTCACAAGAATTTCTTACAATACTCAGAATTTACTTGACAACCCTATTTTGAGAATAAAAAAGTTCTTCAATAAAAACAACAGCGAAGTTATTTTTTTAGAAAAATTGTCTGCATTTTTAGCGCTAAAAATCCAAGATATTGACACACCAAAGATGAGATATGGAAGCGTCCATCTTGATGTTTGGTTTGACAATCTGCACATTGATAACGAAAAAGAAATAACATTTTTTGACTTCGACTTTTGTGGCAACGGTTACCTATGTTTTGACATTTCTTATTTCCTATTTCAGCTACTTACAACTAATTTGAACGAAGCAGAGTATCAAGAAAAAGCAGAAAGCTTTTTAAAAGGCTATGAAACTGTAACAGTAATAGGCTCCGAAGAAAAAAAGTTTTTGCCTTATGCCTGTTTAGCAATTATGGTATATTACATAAGCGTCCAATGCGACAGATTTGAATATTGGACAAATATTTTCGTGAATGAAGACCATTTAAAAAGAATGGTTGGAAATCTGAAGCGATGGATTTCTTACAACAAAATTGAGATTGAATAA
- a CDS encoding DUF2314 domain-containing protein has protein sequence MIHSKFSICILLCIALLSCQKKDKIVKRDNEPDVHLLQREDNEMNTAIENAQKSLYKFKEAIESHNPDYYNFALKERFDTAGSGGEHIWISRVEYFDNKFYGIVSDEPISTMEVKLGDTIEVNPKNITDWMYFDKKIVKGAYTTKVLRKRMSQQERTQMDKEIGATFENE, from the coding sequence ATGATACACTCTAAATTTTCAATCTGCATACTTTTATGCATCGCACTGCTAAGCTGTCAGAAAAAAGATAAAATTGTAAAAAGAGATAATGAACCCGATGTCCATCTGTTGCAAAGAGAAGATAATGAAATGAACACAGCAATAGAAAATGCACAAAAATCATTATACAAATTCAAAGAAGCAATAGAAAGTCACAATCCCGATTATTATAATTTCGCACTGAAAGAAAGATTTGATACTGCAGGTTCCGGAGGTGAACATATATGGATAAGTAGAGTCGAATATTTTGATAATAAATTCTACGGAATAGTAAGTGATGAACCAATTTCAACCATGGAAGTAAAATTGGGGGACACCATTGAGGTTAATCCTAAAAATATAACAGACTGGATGTATTTCGATAAAAAAATTGTAAAAGGAGCTTACACTACAAAAGTTTTAAGAAAAAGAATGTCACAACAAGAACGTACACAAATGGATAAAGAGATTGGAGCTACTTTCGAAAATGAGTAA